A stretch of Aerococcus urinaehominis DNA encodes these proteins:
- a CDS encoding V-type ATP synthase subunit I has protein sequence MAIAKMHKISLVTLPSVKEDVLYTLQKLSNVEISDLQVKTKTTNETMLANRLETASQENYQRGQAALKVLKQYQQKVPLRQKLQASRPEMTMNQLYERVDQEAVLALIDQVEHLVNRRQEIVDQRHQVENDQSSVVKWQNLTVLPQDLADLKYFDVRLGTIPNDDNREYFNALVAAKDLAVEEVYASDKEIGIAAIAVRGNEANVDQLLTENHFQALDYHYQAEPSQVFQDLEAQRKQLINDEDQVVADLQAMQARIQDIQVGVEAFYNQAQREQASLLSYDNDQLVMFSGWVEESELEDLRQALASHFNNQQLALVSEEITTEEIEADEVPIKLHNSALVEPFEMVTEMYSLPNYREVDPTNWVAIFYMVFFAMMMGDLGYGILLWAGTLIALKTMDLRKGARRFVKFGYILSYPTMLVGLIYGSFFGVAMPVGLLNPTEDAMVLMGISIGIGMLHLMVALCLNIYLNGRKGDWGSAFNDGIGWLMMIIAIIMAVAGFAFKTGILIELAKWTAIIAAIGIILVPIIQADKKAIGGVLGLYNLYGASSYIGDFVSYTRLMALGISGGSIAMSFNIIFGILPPVARFTVGILLIVALQLFNMFLSLLSAYVHSLRLIFVEFFGKFYEGGGKPFKPIRTLQQYIKLKDVEEQI, from the coding sequence ATGGCAATCGCTAAAATGCATAAAATTTCACTGGTAACACTACCCAGTGTCAAAGAGGATGTGCTTTATACCCTACAAAAACTTTCTAATGTTGAAATTAGTGATTTACAAGTAAAGACTAAGACCACTAATGAAACGATGCTAGCTAACCGTTTGGAAACTGCTAGCCAAGAGAATTATCAACGGGGTCAAGCAGCCTTAAAAGTATTGAAACAATACCAGCAAAAAGTGCCATTGCGTCAAAAACTCCAGGCTAGTCGGCCAGAGATGACCATGAACCAACTATATGAACGAGTTGACCAAGAAGCAGTCTTAGCCTTGATTGACCAAGTGGAGCACTTGGTTAACCGCCGCCAGGAGATCGTTGACCAGCGCCACCAAGTTGAAAATGACCAATCTAGCGTGGTTAAATGGCAAAACTTAACTGTCCTACCCCAGGATTTGGCTGATTTAAAATATTTCGATGTACGACTAGGGACCATTCCTAATGACGATAATCGTGAGTATTTTAATGCCCTGGTTGCGGCTAAGGACCTAGCGGTTGAAGAGGTTTATGCTAGTGACAAAGAGATTGGCATCGCGGCTATTGCTGTTAGAGGTAATGAAGCTAATGTTGACCAACTGTTAACAGAAAACCACTTCCAAGCCTTGGACTATCATTATCAAGCCGAACCAAGTCAGGTGTTTCAGGATTTAGAGGCGCAACGCAAGCAATTGATTAATGATGAGGACCAGGTAGTTGCTGACTTACAAGCCATGCAAGCCCGCATCCAAGATATTCAAGTGGGTGTGGAAGCTTTCTATAATCAGGCGCAAAGAGAGCAAGCTAGTCTCCTCTCTTACGATAATGACCAACTTGTCATGTTTTCTGGTTGGGTAGAGGAGTCAGAACTAGAAGATTTGCGTCAAGCTTTGGCTAGTCACTTTAATAACCAACAATTAGCCCTGGTTTCTGAAGAAATTACGACAGAAGAAATTGAGGCTGATGAAGTCCCAATCAAGTTGCATAATTCAGCGCTAGTAGAACCTTTTGAAATGGTAACAGAGATGTACTCTTTACCAAATTATCGTGAAGTCGATCCCACTAATTGGGTAGCAATTTTCTACATGGTCTTCTTCGCGATGATGATGGGTGACTTAGGTTACGGCATCTTACTTTGGGCTGGCACCTTAATTGCTCTAAAAACTATGGATTTACGCAAGGGCGCTCGTCGCTTTGTCAAGTTTGGCTATATCCTATCGTATCCAACCATGCTAGTTGGTTTAATTTATGGCTCATTTTTCGGCGTGGCGATGCCGGTCGGCTTACTTAATCCTACCGAGGATGCCATGGTCTTGATGGGGATTTCTATTGGTATCGGGATGCTTCACCTAATGGTGGCTTTATGCTTAAACATCTACCTCAATGGTCGCAAAGGTGACTGGGGATCAGCCTTTAACGATGGTATTGGTTGGTTGATGATGATTATAGCTATTATTATGGCTGTGGCTGGCTTTGCCTTTAAGACGGGTATCCTCATTGAGCTTGCTAAGTGGACAGCTATTATCGCGGCTATTGGTATTATTTTGGTACCGATTATCCAGGCGGATAAAAAGGCAATTGGCGGGGTATTGGGTCTTTATAACTTATATGGCGCTTCAAGCTATATTGGTGACTTCGTGTCTTATACACGTTTAATGGCCCTAGGGATTTCTGGTGGATCAATCGCCATGTCCTTTAATATTATTTTTGGTATCCTACCGCCTGTTGCGCGCTTTACTGTTGGTATTTTGTTGATTGTTGCTTTGCAACTATTCAATATGTTCCTGTCTCTCTTGAGTGCTTATGTGCATTCATTGCGTTTAATCTTTGTAGAGTTCTTTGGTAAATTTTATGAGGGTGGCGGTAAACCGTTTAAACCAATCCGTACCCTGCAACAATATATCAAGCTCAAAGACGTTGAAGAACAAATTTAA
- a CDS encoding V-type ATP synthase subunit K translates to METWLQFFEQNGGMIFAMLGIAVAVIFSGMGSARGVGETGEAAAALVKDQPEKFAQTLVLQLLPGTQGLYGFVIGIMIWLNLSPELTLSQGFQYLVAGLPIGIVGWISARYQGQTATAGLQILAKRPENVSNAIVYAIMVETYAILAFVISLLLYLSVA, encoded by the coding sequence ATGGAAACATGGTTACAATTTTTTGAACAAAATGGCGGTATGATTTTTGCAATGCTAGGGATTGCTGTTGCAGTTATCTTCTCTGGTATGGGTTCTGCTCGTGGTGTTGGTGAAACTGGTGAGGCAGCAGCTGCTTTAGTTAAAGACCAGCCTGAAAAATTTGCTCAAACATTGGTACTACAACTTTTACCAGGTACCCAAGGTCTATATGGTTTCGTTATCGGTATCATGATCTGGTTAAACTTGAGCCCTGAATTAACACTTTCTCAAGGCTTCCAATATCTGGTAGCAGGTCTACCAATTGGTATTGTTGGTTGGATTTCAGCACGTTACCAAGGTCAAACCGCTACTGCTGGTTTACAAATTCTTGCTAAGCGTCCAGAAAATGTCTCTAACGCGATTGTTTACGCTATCATGGTTGAAACTTACGCAATCTTAGCTTTCGTTATCTCTCTACTATTATATTTAAGCGTTGCTTAA
- a CDS encoding V-type ATPase subunit codes for MSDTAYAGLNTTVRVYETKLLTQADYDTMLRAQDLENVLAVVAKTEYQIPDDILTSKAFDQFLMKNLSQAYADLYQQTPDKRVIDIYALRYMYHNLKVLFKEHYTEKDFSSMYLPIGSLSIDELRQAVSTGDSQLGLDPAMQAAISQVRTYVDEYQDYNGISVILDQAYLHHIYELAQEVGHPDLDRYVAMTIDTENLLMMARGLNQDQPRSFMYASLNGQGSFELDDLVDMYNIGDINRIISQFGLLNYGGPLNDLGNHIMVDDKINVVGLEEVVNEIRAEEMRLASLTAFGPMPVIAYLYFKENEIDNIRLILVGTDNGLDQEIIEERMRPIYGA; via the coding sequence ATGTCGGATACAGCATATGCTGGTTTAAATACCACGGTTCGTGTGTATGAAACAAAACTGCTAACTCAAGCGGACTATGACACTATGCTAAGAGCTCAGGATTTAGAAAATGTCCTGGCTGTGGTGGCTAAAACGGAATACCAAATTCCAGATGATATTCTGACAAGTAAAGCTTTTGATCAGTTCTTGATGAAGAACTTAAGTCAGGCTTATGCTGATTTATATCAGCAGACACCTGATAAACGAGTCATTGATATTTACGCCCTACGCTACATGTATCATAATCTTAAGGTCTTATTTAAGGAGCACTACACTGAGAAGGACTTCTCTAGTATGTATCTGCCTATCGGTAGCCTGAGCATAGATGAACTACGTCAGGCCGTATCTACAGGGGATAGCCAACTAGGCCTAGACCCTGCCATGCAAGCAGCTATTAGCCAGGTGCGGACCTATGTAGATGAGTACCAAGATTATAATGGCATCTCTGTCATTCTAGACCAGGCCTATCTCCACCATATTTATGAGTTAGCCCAAGAAGTTGGTCATCCTGACTTAGACCGCTATGTGGCCATGACGATAGACACAGAGAATCTCTTAATGATGGCTCGAGGACTCAACCAAGACCAACCACGAAGCTTTATGTATGCTAGTCTAAATGGACAAGGTTCCTTTGAACTAGACGATTTAGTTGATATGTACAATATTGGTGATATTAATCGCATTATCAGTCAATTTGGTCTCCTGAATTATGGTGGCCCATTGAATGACTTAGGCAATCACATTATGGTTGATGATAAGATCAACGTGGTGGGGCTTGAAGAAGTCGTCAACGAAATTCGCGCCGAAGAAATGCGTTTGGCAAGTTTAACAGCTTTTGGCCCTATGCCAGTAATTGCCTATTTATATTTCAAAGAAAACGAAATTGATAATATCCGCTTAATTTTAGTAGGGACAGATAATGGTTTAGACCAAGAAATTATTGAGGAAAGGATGAGACCAATCTATGGCGCATAA
- a CDS encoding glucosamine-6-phosphate deaminase — protein sequence MEIKIFDNQALVSEYGAQLVTLAKANGAQTFGLATGSSPEEIYAHLSQSNIDFSDSVSVNLDEYCGLAPDHPQSYHYFMHEKLFKYKPFAKSFVPNGSQSDTSLAIAEYLDVLHTYPRDFQILGLGENGHIAFNEPGTPFGEEMIHVQLTPSTVEVNSRFFGPDEVVPDQAYSMGIKAIMQAQEIMMLAFGERKAQAVKEMIEGPVTENIPASVLQLHPNVTVLLDQAAASQLSQA from the coding sequence ATGGAAATTAAAATTTTTGATAATCAAGCCCTCGTCTCAGAATACGGTGCCCAGCTTGTTACCCTTGCTAAAGCCAACGGCGCCCAAACATTTGGTCTAGCCACTGGCTCTTCTCCGGAGGAAATTTATGCCCATTTATCTCAAAGTAATATTGATTTTTCAGATTCAGTCTCTGTTAATTTAGATGAATATTGTGGTTTGGCCCCTGACCATCCCCAAAGCTATCATTACTTTATGCATGAAAAACTCTTCAAATATAAGCCTTTTGCTAAATCATTTGTACCTAATGGTAGCCAGAGTGATACTAGCCTAGCAATTGCTGAATATTTAGATGTCCTCCATACCTATCCTCGCGATTTTCAAATTCTTGGTCTTGGAGAAAATGGCCATATCGCCTTCAATGAACCAGGTACTCCTTTCGGCGAAGAAATGATCCATGTCCAGCTTACACCATCAACTGTTGAAGTGAATTCACGCTTCTTTGGCCCTGATGAGGTTGTTCCTGATCAAGCTTATTCAATGGGTATCAAGGCTATCATGCAAGCCCAAGAAATTATGATGCTAGCCTTTGGTGAACGTAAGGCGCAGGCTGTTAAGGAGATGATTGAGGGTCCGGTTACAGAAAATATCCCGGCTTCCGTGCTCCAACTTCATCCTAATGTCACTGTCCTACTAGACCAGGCTGCTGCTAGTCAGTTAAGTCAGGCTTAG
- a CDS encoding V-type ATP synthase subunit B — protein sequence MLKEYKTVTDVYGPLMIVDDVKDVGYDELVEIQMQNGETRVGQVLEIQEDKAVVQIYGGGSGINLRDTKVRFTGRPLEFGVSEDMVGRIYDGLGNLTDEGPEIIPDEMRDINGMAINPMARDYPDEFIQTGISTIDHLNTLVRGQKLPVFSAAGLPHQDLAAQIARQATVLNDDANFAVVFAAMGITFEEAEYFMESFRETGAIDRSVMFINLADDPAIERLTTPKIALTAAEYLAYEKDMHVLVIMTDMTNYCEALREVSAARREVPGRRGYPGYLYTNLSTLYERAGRIVGAEGSVTQIPILTMPEGDITHPIPDLTGYITEGQIILDADLNNQGIKPPVNVLPSLSRLKDKGTGEGKTREDHASTMNQLFSAYAKGKEAKELAVVLGDSALSDTDKLYVEFTNRFEAEYVDQGFDNNRSIFDTLDLAWELLAILPKSELNRIPDKYIEKYLPTEGE from the coding sequence ATGTTAAAAGAATATAAGACAGTAACAGACGTCTACGGCCCTCTGATGATCGTCGACGACGTAAAAGATGTCGGTTATGACGAATTGGTTGAAATTCAAATGCAAAATGGGGAGACTCGTGTTGGTCAAGTATTAGAAATCCAAGAAGACAAGGCTGTCGTCCAAATCTATGGTGGCGGCTCTGGGATTAACCTAAGAGATACCAAGGTCCGCTTTACAGGACGTCCCCTAGAATTTGGTGTATCAGAAGATATGGTGGGCCGCATTTACGATGGTCTGGGTAACTTAACCGATGAGGGTCCTGAAATTATTCCTGATGAAATGCGCGATATCAATGGGATGGCTATCAATCCTATGGCACGTGACTATCCAGACGAGTTTATCCAAACAGGGATTTCCACGATTGACCACCTCAATACCCTAGTCCGGGGTCAAAAGTTGCCAGTATTCTCAGCAGCTGGTCTACCCCACCAAGACTTGGCAGCCCAAATCGCCCGCCAAGCTACAGTATTGAATGATGATGCCAACTTTGCCGTTGTCTTTGCTGCTATGGGGATTACCTTTGAAGAAGCTGAATACTTCATGGAGTCCTTTAGGGAAACGGGCGCTATCGATCGTTCGGTTATGTTTATCAACCTTGCTGATGACCCAGCTATCGAACGTTTAACAACACCAAAAATTGCCCTAACAGCGGCTGAATATTTAGCCTATGAAAAAGATATGCACGTGCTCGTTATCATGACTGACATGACTAACTATTGTGAGGCTTTGCGTGAAGTATCAGCTGCCCGCCGTGAGGTACCGGGACGCCGTGGTTACCCAGGTTATCTATATACCAACCTATCCACCCTATATGAACGAGCTGGTCGGATTGTTGGGGCTGAAGGTTCAGTAACCCAAATCCCAATCCTAACCATGCCTGAAGGTGATATTACCCATCCAATCCCTGACTTGACTGGTTATATTACTGAAGGACAAATTATTTTGGATGCTGACCTTAACAACCAAGGTATCAAACCGCCAGTTAACGTTTTACCATCCCTATCTCGTTTGAAGGATAAGGGTACTGGTGAGGGCAAGACTCGAGAAGATCATGCATCAACTATGAACCAACTCTTCTCGGCTTATGCTAAGGGTAAAGAAGCTAAGGAATTAGCGGTTGTATTAGGTGATTCAGCCTTATCTGATACAGATAAGCTATATGTTGAATTTACTAACCGCTTTGAAGCAGAGTATGTTGACCAAGGTTTTGATAATAACCGGTCAATCTTTGATACCCTCGATCTAGCTTGGGAATTGCTAGCTATTCTGCCAAAATCTGAACTTAACCGGATTCCAGATAAATATATTGAAAAATACTTGCCGACAGAAGGAGAGTGA
- the tadA gene encoding tRNA adenosine(34) deaminase TadA, giving the protein MSLALAYARQAQDLAEVPIGCVAVYQDQVVGYGFNLRETSQDATTHAEIQAIRMANQSLASWRLADVDLYVTLEPCPMCSGAMILSRVRHVYYGASDPKGGTAGSLMNLLADNPFNHNVGVTSGILAEECGQILQDFFRSLRARKKAEREKA; this is encoded by the coding sequence ATGTCTTTAGCCCTGGCCTATGCCCGCCAGGCTCAGGATTTGGCGGAGGTGCCTATTGGCTGTGTTGCTGTTTATCAAGATCAAGTAGTAGGCTATGGCTTTAATTTACGTGAGACGAGCCAAGATGCCACTACCCATGCCGAAATTCAAGCAATTAGGATGGCTAACCAGTCTTTGGCCTCCTGGCGTTTGGCTGACGTTGACTTATATGTTACTTTAGAACCCTGCCCCATGTGCTCAGGTGCTATGATTTTAAGCCGCGTTCGCCATGTTTATTACGGGGCTAGTGACCCTAAGGGCGGAACAGCAGGTTCCTTGATGAATCTTTTGGCGGACAACCCTTTTAATCACAATGTTGGGGTAACATCTGGTATCTTAGCAGAAGAGTGTGGACAAATTTTGCAAGATTTTTTTCGCTCACTACGCGCCAGAAAAAAAGCTGAACGAGAAAAGGCTTAA
- a CDS encoding V-type ATP synthase subunit A, with translation MKAGKIVEVSGPLIKASGMEDAAVQDICLVGDLKLTGEIIEMHGDVASIQVYEETSGLKPGQVVETTGRPLSVELGPGMLTRMFDGIQRPLEDFMAQTESSYLERGVNIDPLDRQAVWEFTATMNVGDQVVAGDIVGTVPEGKIIEHRIMVPNGVSGTIKAIKSGSYKVDEVVYTITTDQGDKDFTLMQTWPVRVGRPYQRKHSPERIMTTGQRVIDTFFPITKGGAAAVPGPFGAGKTVVQHQIAKYADVDIVVYVGCGERGNEMTDVINEFPELVDPNTGESIMERTVLIANTSNMPVAAREASIYTGITIAEYFRDMGYSVAIMADSTSRWAEALREMSGRLEEMPGDEGYPAYLGSRIAQYYERAGIVEVNGSDHRIGSVTAIGAVSPPGGDTSEPVTQNTLRIVKVFWGLDSSLSQQRHFPAINWLDSYSLYLGDVTRNISEDTGVDWTAMTREAMTTLQRESELQEIVRLVGLDSLSEKDRLTMLIAKMLREDYLQQNAFDEVDTTTSEEKQMKMLRNILAFAHEAQEALELGAYYSEIEAGTAEVRGRIARTKFIPEAELNKLDEIKADITKQLQETIQKGGNEA, from the coding sequence TTGAAAGCAGGAAAAATTGTTGAAGTTTCCGGACCACTGATTAAAGCTTCTGGTATGGAAGATGCAGCTGTTCAAGATATTTGCTTGGTAGGGGATTTAAAACTTACCGGTGAAATTATTGAAATGCATGGGGATGTGGCCTCAATCCAGGTTTACGAAGAAACATCAGGATTAAAACCAGGTCAAGTTGTTGAAACAACCGGCCGTCCCTTGTCAGTGGAATTGGGACCTGGTATGTTAACACGCATGTTCGATGGTATCCAGCGTCCATTGGAAGATTTTATGGCGCAAACTGAGTCAAGTTATTTAGAACGTGGGGTTAATATTGATCCTTTAGACCGACAAGCAGTTTGGGAGTTTACAGCAACTATGAATGTTGGCGACCAAGTTGTAGCCGGTGATATTGTAGGTACTGTACCTGAAGGCAAGATTATCGAACACCGCATTATGGTTCCTAATGGCGTCTCTGGCACCATCAAAGCAATCAAATCCGGCAGTTATAAGGTAGATGAAGTTGTTTATACGATTACAACTGACCAAGGCGATAAGGACTTTACTTTGATGCAGACTTGGCCAGTACGTGTTGGTCGTCCCTACCAACGTAAGCATTCGCCTGAACGCATCATGACAACTGGCCAACGGGTTATTGATACCTTTTTCCCAATTACAAAAGGGGGCGCTGCAGCCGTACCGGGACCATTCGGGGCTGGTAAAACTGTCGTACAACACCAAATCGCTAAGTATGCTGATGTAGATATCGTTGTTTATGTTGGTTGTGGTGAACGTGGTAATGAGATGACTGACGTTATTAATGAGTTCCCAGAATTGGTTGACCCTAATACTGGTGAATCAATCATGGAGCGGACAGTTTTAATTGCCAATACCTCTAATATGCCGGTAGCGGCTCGTGAAGCCTCTATCTATACTGGTATTACCATTGCCGAATATTTCCGTGATATGGGTTACTCAGTAGCCATTATGGCAGACTCAACATCACGCTGGGCTGAGGCCTTACGGGAAATGTCAGGTCGTCTAGAAGAGATGCCAGGGGATGAAGGTTATCCAGCTTACCTGGGTTCTCGTATTGCCCAGTATTATGAGCGGGCAGGTATCGTTGAAGTGAATGGTTCTGACCACCGTATCGGTTCAGTTACTGCCATCGGTGCCGTTTCACCGCCAGGGGGAGATACTTCTGAACCTGTTACTCAAAATACCTTACGCATTGTTAAGGTTTTCTGGGGTCTGGATTCATCTCTATCGCAACAACGCCACTTCCCAGCTATTAACTGGTTAGATTCTTATTCACTATACTTGGGTGACGTTACCCGCAATATAAGTGAAGATACCGGCGTAGACTGGACAGCGATGACACGTGAAGCGATGACAACATTACAAAGAGAAAGCGAGTTACAAGAAATTGTTCGCTTAGTTGGTTTAGATTCCTTATCAGAAAAAGACCGCTTAACCATGCTAATAGCCAAGATGCTACGTGAAGATTATCTACAACAAAATGCCTTTGATGAAGTTGATACCACAACTTCTGAAGAAAAGCAGATGAAGATGCTGCGTAATATTTTAGCCTTTGCTCATGAAGCACAAGAAGCCCTGGAATTAGGTGCTTATTATAGTGAAATTGAAGCAGGTACAGCTGAAGTGCGTGGCCGTATTGCTCGGACTAAGTTTATTCCTGAAGCTGAACTTAATAAATTAGATGAAATCAAAGCAGATATCACTAAACAGTTACAGGAAACCATTCAAAAAGGAGGGAATGAGGCCTAA
- a CDS encoding pseudouridine-5'-phosphate glycosidase: MNKEILSFSKEVQKALIDEQPIVALESTIISHGMPYPKNVEMAKQTEQIIRDNGAVPATIALMDGKIKVGLEEEDLELLATADNVAKVSRRDMARVLATKQIGATTVATTMIAANLAGIKTFVTGGIGGVHRGGENSMDISADLEELAQTPVTVICAGAKAILDLPRTMEYLETKGVPVAGYQTDYLPAFFSSTSETKLNLRVDSAEEIADMMVMQEEIDLNAGILVTNPVPVAHEIPHEEIDAIIQQALAEEKAAGVVGKDSTPFLLAKIVELTEGRSLETNIQLVYNNARLGAEIAVAYNNKK, translated from the coding sequence ATGAACAAAGAAATTCTATCTTTTAGCAAAGAAGTGCAAAAAGCCTTAATTGATGAGCAACCCATTGTTGCCCTAGAGTCAACCATCATCTCTCACGGTATGCCTTATCCAAAAAATGTGGAGATGGCTAAGCAAACCGAACAAATTATCCGTGATAACGGAGCAGTACCTGCCACTATCGCTTTAATGGACGGTAAAATTAAAGTAGGTCTTGAAGAAGAAGATTTGGAACTATTAGCAACAGCTGATAACGTTGCTAAGGTATCTCGTCGTGACATGGCTCGCGTACTAGCAACTAAACAAATCGGCGCGACGACAGTTGCTACTACAATGATTGCAGCTAATCTAGCAGGCATCAAAACCTTCGTAACCGGTGGTATTGGTGGTGTTCATCGCGGCGGTGAAAACTCAATGGATATCTCCGCTGACTTAGAAGAATTAGCCCAAACACCTGTCACTGTCATCTGTGCCGGTGCCAAAGCCATTTTAGATTTACCACGTACTATGGAATATTTAGAAACCAAGGGTGTACCTGTTGCTGGTTACCAAACTGACTACCTACCAGCCTTCTTCTCTAGCACGTCTGAGACTAAATTGAACCTAAGAGTTGACTCAGCGGAAGAAATTGCTGATATGATGGTTATGCAGGAAGAGATTGATCTTAATGCGGGTATCTTAGTAACCAACCCTGTGCCAGTGGCTCATGAGATTCCTCACGAAGAAATCGATGCGATTATCCAACAAGCGCTGGCTGAAGAAAAAGCCGCCGGTGTCGTTGGTAAAGACTCAACACCTTTCTTATTAGCTAAAATTGTGGAATTAACTGAAGGACGCAGCCTAGAAACTAATATCCAATTAGTATACAATAATGCACGACTTGGTGCAGAGATTGCCGTTGCTTATAATAACAAAAAATAA
- a CDS encoding V-type ATP synthase subunit E: MSSIQALIDQVLENVSAEELAKLQEAQADQQQSLGHAKSQITKRLNQQKDQVKEATQAELQRKEQSYLNEMRNLRLAEQQELLTSVFKAAEDRLTQLPAEEFGQLLLSALSQLASDQPVVVKLGQASSDQLSQQVVNEIRQQFPDIKVDSERLPGQGGFILSQAGMDYNFTFTEILNDLKLPLSATIKKQAFK; encoded by the coding sequence GTGTCAAGTATTCAAGCTTTAATCGACCAAGTCTTGGAAAATGTTTCTGCTGAAGAATTAGCGAAACTTCAAGAGGCTCAGGCTGACCAACAGCAAAGTTTAGGTCATGCTAAGAGTCAGATTACCAAGCGTTTAAACCAGCAAAAGGACCAGGTCAAAGAAGCGACCCAGGCAGAATTGCAGCGTAAGGAACAAAGTTACCTTAATGAAATGCGGAATTTACGTTTGGCCGAGCAACAAGAATTGTTGACGAGTGTTTTTAAAGCAGCTGAAGATCGTTTGACCCAGCTGCCAGCGGAAGAATTTGGCCAGCTGTTGCTTTCGGCGCTTAGCCAGCTAGCTAGTGACCAACCGGTAGTTGTTAAGTTGGGCCAAGCTTCTAGCGACCAATTAAGCCAACAAGTTGTTAATGAAATACGCCAGCAATTTCCTGATATCAAGGTAGATAGCGAGCGTTTACCAGGTCAGGGTGGTTTTATTCTCTCCCAAGCGGGTATGGATTATAATTTCACCTTTACGGAAATTCTAAATGATTTAAAATTACCATTATCAGCAACGATTAAGAAACAGGCATTTAAATAG
- a CDS encoding V-type ATP synthase subunit F: protein MAHKIGVVGEKDVVIPFQIIGFDTFPVSSADQARQTIDRLAEENYGVIYLTESIAQEIPETVSRYDAKVIPAVILIPSHKGSLGIGKKRVNENVEKAVGQNILD from the coding sequence ATGGCGCATAAAATAGGTGTAGTCGGAGAAAAGGACGTTGTCATCCCATTCCAAATTATTGGTTTCGACACCTTTCCCGTCTCATCAGCTGATCAAGCGCGGCAAACGATTGACCGACTAGCTGAAGAAAATTATGGTGTGATTTATTTAACGGAGTCAATTGCCCAAGAAATTCCCGAAACGGTATCGCGCTATGATGCTAAAGTTATACCAGCTGTTATCCTGATTCCTTCTCATAAGGGATCCTTGGGTATCGGCAAAAAACGGGTTAATGAGAACGTAGAAAAGGCAGTTGGCCAAAATATTTTAGATTAA